In Kitasatospora sp. NBC_00240, the following are encoded in one genomic region:
- a CDS encoding discoidin domain-containing protein, with the protein MEHPRHNATPPTRRSVLTGGVALAAVALSGYSALELAPPAAAATPPPPRDPDFPAAVQPVDLSVDAFGIDNWYVWCGTPAYHQGRYYTFYSRWPTGSTGRGSDPSESIFYGFSGWMKYSEIALAVADHPHGPYTHVRTILSSTDDPNRWDQYNAHNPHVREFDGKWYLYYIATRPTTGQSTMWLNYHKGQRIGVVVADTFDDLVNGRGRRSANPIAGPDYVNTFQMAVNPSVDRTPAGTFLMTYKCWDNRSQYITVVGTSDSPEGPFTYAAKALATTTTQAEDPYLWYDHQRARYYAIVKDFYSGADRTNALTPQYGALALVTSRDGIVWDRSEHPLVSLKQLRLTDGSTLALANLERPQLLFDPDTDTPIALFCAMRVGSSGVSKNVSVRLALTPVDLALGKAATASSTALTTGREPSLAVDGSTTTRWASKYADPQWIQIDLGAVWRVTRVDLHWEAAYGKQYRIQVSGNATTWTDVHTTTTGQGGLETLTGLGGVGRYIRMLGERRGTSYGYSLWRFSVYGSADLTL; encoded by the coding sequence ATGGAACACCCCCGGCACAATGCCACCCCACCGACCCGGCGGAGCGTCCTGACCGGAGGAGTGGCACTCGCCGCCGTCGCACTGAGCGGCTACTCCGCGCTCGAACTCGCGCCACCGGCCGCGGCTGCCACCCCACCGCCCCCGCGCGACCCGGACTTCCCGGCCGCCGTCCAGCCGGTCGACCTGAGCGTCGACGCCTTCGGCATCGACAACTGGTACGTGTGGTGCGGCACACCCGCCTACCACCAGGGCCGCTACTACACGTTCTACTCCCGCTGGCCCACCGGCTCCACCGGACGCGGCAGCGACCCCTCGGAGAGCATCTTCTACGGCTTCAGCGGCTGGATGAAGTACTCCGAAATAGCGCTGGCCGTCGCCGACCACCCGCACGGGCCCTACACCCACGTCAGAACGATCCTCTCCAGCACCGACGACCCCAACCGGTGGGACCAGTACAACGCCCACAACCCGCACGTCCGCGAGTTCGACGGCAAGTGGTACCTGTACTACATCGCCACCAGGCCGACCACCGGCCAGAGCACCATGTGGCTGAACTACCACAAGGGACAACGGATCGGCGTGGTCGTCGCCGACACCTTCGACGACCTCGTCAACGGACGAGGACGACGCAGCGCCAACCCGATCGCCGGACCCGACTACGTCAACACCTTCCAGATGGCAGTAAACCCGTCGGTCGACAGGACACCCGCAGGCACCTTCCTGATGACCTACAAGTGCTGGGACAACCGCAGTCAGTACATCACGGTCGTCGGCACCTCCGACTCGCCGGAAGGACCGTTCACCTACGCCGCGAAAGCACTCGCCACCACGACGACTCAAGCCGAGGACCCGTACCTCTGGTACGACCACCAGCGCGCGCGTTACTACGCCATCGTCAAGGACTTCTACAGTGGCGCCGACCGTACCAACGCCCTGACCCCGCAGTACGGCGCCCTCGCCCTGGTCACCTCGCGGGACGGCATCGTGTGGGACCGGTCGGAGCACCCACTGGTATCGCTCAAACAGTTGAGGCTGACCGACGGATCGACTCTCGCACTCGCCAACCTCGAACGGCCCCAATTGCTCTTCGACCCCGACACCGACACACCGATCGCCCTGTTCTGCGCCATGCGCGTCGGCTCCTCCGGCGTCAGCAAGAACGTGTCGGTACGGCTCGCCCTCACCCCGGTGGACCTCGCCCTCGGGAAGGCGGCGACGGCGTCGAGCACGGCGCTCACAACGGGCCGCGAACCGTCTCTCGCGGTGGACGGCTCGACGACGACCCGCTGGGCCAGCAAGTACGCCGACCCGCAGTGGATCCAGATCGACCTCGGAGCCGTGTGGCGGGTCACCAGGGTCGACCTGCACTGGGAAGCCGCCTACGGCAAGCAGTACCGCATCCAGGTGTCGGGCAATGCCACCACCTGGACCGATGTGCACACCACGACAACGGGGCAGGGCGGCCTGGAGACGCTGACCGGCCTCGGCGGCGTCGGACGCTACATCCGAATGCTCGGAGAGAGACGCGGCACCAGCTACGGCTACTCGCTCTGGCGGTTCAGCGTCTACGGCTCGGCGGACCTCACCCTGTGA
- a CDS encoding beta-N-acetylglucosaminidase domain-containing protein encodes MSIARPLSAVALAASLAVGLAFAGPPPRAEAATVLPVVSPTPQSIQATGSDLAIPAEVKLLAPSGADPAAVDVVTAALRSAGAKVTTEATPSSAALTVSVGGPAENSYSAGLLTEIGASGPSGLASGGYRLATGTAGIGQVAVLSGVDEAGTFYAAQTLRQLLTGAATTHTLPGVTVRDWPGFAHRGGKEIFHGTPWSAADEDAEVDFLAAHKMNAFSFMPANDPRISGSTWRVLYPTAELPHIAEVVARGRRQHVDVMYRINPEAPLTPSAGICHGLQSDLDALTDRLQQVYDQGVRTFIIGWDDVSQTFTCSSDNDAFGSDASPLAAAQAHVLNYVQKNFIATHSGADLITIPTGYWGTAASTYRTRLSALIPSGTTVYWTGTDVDSGTITTAQATTVKAQFGGRPLLIFDNYPVNDYVTDRLLLGPLQGRSKDLDTATVGLTANQAIQYQASLIPLYTIADYTWNPAAYSAGASWNNSLLEFAHGDTQAYRALRVFAENNYSSILTTTESPTLTALAATFWSDYSAGRSLTNSGQALYDWFGQMASAQSVLTARLGNAEFLSQAEPWLNKHTRYGLAGQTAVRLVQAAASGDGSKAASLQSTLGTQRTDIAAIRQKVATGVADTFLAKASAVAVPDLALRAPITASSTLNSARALAYAVDGDSSTRWTSAYADPQWLRIDLGTVRQVTGVRLNWEAAYATAYQVQVSTDGTTWTTLWSTTAGTGGVVDLTGLNGSGRYVRLSFTKRVNNAWGYSLWDVNVYGR; translated from the coding sequence ATGTCCATCGCCCGTCCGTTGAGCGCAGTCGCGCTGGCCGCAAGTCTTGCCGTCGGCCTGGCCTTCGCCGGGCCACCGCCCCGTGCCGAGGCGGCCACCGTTCTGCCGGTGGTCTCACCGACCCCGCAGTCCATCCAGGCCACCGGCTCCGATCTGGCGATTCCGGCCGAGGTCAAACTGCTCGCCCCGAGCGGGGCCGACCCGGCGGCGGTGGACGTGGTCACCGCTGCCCTGCGCTCCGCCGGGGCGAAGGTGACCACCGAAGCCACCCCGAGCAGCGCCGCCCTGACCGTCTCCGTCGGCGGACCGGCCGAGAACTCCTACAGCGCCGGACTCCTCACCGAGATCGGGGCCTCCGGTCCGTCCGGACTGGCGTCCGGCGGCTACCGGCTGGCGACCGGCACCGCCGGCATCGGCCAGGTCGCCGTACTGTCCGGCGTGGACGAGGCCGGGACCTTCTACGCCGCGCAGACCCTGCGCCAACTACTGACCGGGGCCGCCACCACGCACACCCTGCCCGGAGTGACCGTCCGCGACTGGCCCGGGTTCGCCCACCGCGGTGGCAAGGAGATCTTCCACGGCACCCCCTGGTCCGCCGCGGACGAGGACGCCGAGGTGGACTTCCTCGCCGCCCACAAGATGAACGCCTTCTCCTTCATGCCCGCCAACGACCCGAGGATCTCCGGCTCGACCTGGCGCGTCCTCTACCCGACCGCCGAGCTGCCCCACATCGCGGAAGTCGTGGCCCGGGGCCGGCGACAGCACGTGGACGTGATGTACCGGATCAACCCCGAGGCCCCGCTGACCCCCTCCGCCGGAATCTGCCACGGCCTGCAGTCCGATCTGGACGCGCTCACCGACCGGCTCCAGCAGGTCTACGACCAGGGCGTACGCACCTTCATCATCGGCTGGGACGACGTCAGCCAGACATTCACCTGCTCATCCGACAACGATGCCTTCGGCTCCGACGCCAGTCCGCTCGCCGCCGCGCAGGCCCACGTCCTCAACTACGTCCAGAAGAACTTCATCGCCACCCACAGCGGTGCCGACCTGATCACCATCCCCACCGGCTACTGGGGCACCGCCGCCAGCACCTACCGCACCCGCCTGAGCGCCCTGATCCCGTCCGGGACCACCGTCTACTGGACCGGCACCGACGTGGACTCCGGCACCATCACCACCGCGCAGGCGACCACCGTGAAGGCCCAGTTCGGCGGACGTCCGCTGCTGATCTTCGACAACTACCCGGTCAACGACTACGTCACCGACCGGCTGCTGCTCGGCCCGCTGCAGGGCCGCAGCAAGGACCTCGACACCGCCACCGTCGGCTTGACGGCCAATCAGGCCATCCAGTACCAGGCCTCGTTGATCCCGCTGTACACCATCGCCGACTACACCTGGAATCCCGCCGCCTACAGTGCCGGCGCCTCCTGGAACAACTCGCTGCTGGAGTTCGCGCACGGTGACACCCAGGCCTACCGGGCGCTGCGGGTGTTCGCCGAGAACAACTACTCCTCCATCCTCACCACCACCGAGTCGCCGACCCTGACCGCCCTCGCGGCGACCTTCTGGTCGGACTACTCCGCGGGCAGGAGCCTCACCAACTCCGGGCAGGCGCTGTACGACTGGTTCGGGCAGATGGCATCGGCGCAGTCGGTGCTCACGGCCAGGCTCGGCAACGCCGAGTTCCTCAGCCAGGCAGAGCCCTGGCTGAACAAGCACACCCGCTACGGGCTGGCCGGGCAGACGGCCGTCCGGCTGGTGCAGGCGGCGGCGAGCGGTGACGGCAGCAAGGCCGCGAGCCTGCAGTCCACCCTCGGCACCCAGCGCACCGACATCGCGGCGATCCGCCAGAAGGTCGCCACCGGGGTGGCCGACACCTTCCTGGCCAAGGCGTCCGCGGTTGCCGTCCCCGACCTGGCGCTGCGGGCGCCGATCACCGCCTCCAGCACCCTCAACAGCGCCCGCGCCCTCGCCTACGCGGTGGACGGCGATTCCAGCACCCGCTGGACCAGCGCCTACGCCGACCCGCAGTGGTTGCGGATCGACCTCGGCACGGTCCGCCAGGTCACCGGCGTGCGGTTGAACTGGGAGGCGGCCTACGCCACGGCCTACCAGGTCCAGGTGTCCACCGACGGCACCACCTGGACCACTCTGTGGTCCACCACGGCCGGCACCGGCGGGGTGGTCGACCTGACCGGGCTCAACGGGAGCGGACGCTACGTCCGGCTCTCCTTCACCAAGCGGGTCAACAACGCCTGGGGGTACTCGCTCTGGGACGTCAACGTCTACGGCCGCTGA
- a CDS encoding ABC transporter ATP-binding protein translates to MADHPGLTDGPATDGPAVRLRGLTRSFAGRTVLDGIDFDLPAGQFTALLGHSGSGKSTLLRAVGRLDHGVAGSGSIDVPGQHAVVFQDARLLPWARVLDNVLLGLPGREARAAGRTLLGEVGLADKERAWPGTLSGGEAQRAALARALIREPGLLLLDEPFGALDALTRIRMHALLVRLCARHRPAVLLVTHDVDEALVLADRVLVLTAGRISLDLDLHQEGLDPDRTRGTPAFAGLRRRLLSELGVREQGTLAEACHASLDERSPLQNSGK, encoded by the coding sequence ATGGCGGACCACCCTGGCCTGACGGACGGCCCCGCGACCGACGGCCCCGCGGTCCGACTGCGCGGGCTGACCCGGTCCTTCGCCGGTCGGACCGTCCTCGACGGCATCGACTTCGACCTCCCGGCCGGGCAGTTCACCGCCCTGCTCGGGCACAGCGGCTCCGGCAAGTCCACCCTGCTGCGCGCGGTGGGCCGACTCGACCACGGGGTGGCCGGCTCCGGCAGCATCGACGTGCCCGGGCAGCACGCGGTGGTGTTCCAGGACGCCCGGCTGCTGCCCTGGGCCCGGGTGCTCGACAACGTGCTGCTGGGCCTGCCCGGACGCGAAGCCCGGGCCGCCGGGCGCACCCTGCTCGGCGAGGTTGGCCTGGCAGACAAGGAACGGGCCTGGCCCGGCACCCTGTCCGGCGGCGAGGCCCAACGCGCCGCCTTGGCACGGGCGTTGATCCGCGAGCCGGGCCTGCTGCTGCTGGACGAGCCCTTCGGGGCCCTGGACGCGCTGACCCGGATCCGGATGCACGCCCTGCTGGTCCGGCTGTGCGCGCGACACCGCCCCGCCGTCCTCCTGGTCACCCATGACGTGGACGAGGCACTGGTCCTCGCCGACCGGGTACTGGTGCTGACGGCCGGCCGGATCTCGTTGGACCTGGACCTGCACCAGGAGGGCCTGGATCCCGACCGCACCCGTGGCACCCCGGCCTTCGCCGGGCTGCGCCGCCGCCTGCTGTCCGAACTCGGTGTGCGTGAGCAGGGCACGCTCGCCGAGGCGTGCCACGCCTCCCTTGATGAACGGTCACCTCTTCAGAACAGTGGGAAGTGA
- a CDS encoding ABC transporter permease, producing the protein MTAAVRGTEPLAATPVPAAAGRRPPRPLGPRARRVPFARAVGPLLLLAVWQTASAVGWLAPETLAPPGTVAATGWDLARSGQLEHHLWVSLQRAGIGLVFGVAAAVLLALAAGLTRIGEAVIDGTAQLLRALPILALVPLAILWFGIGEEVKIILVALGVFFPVYVNTQAVLAGLDLKWVELAQAVRLNRRQFLLRIALPGAAPGFFTGLRLSVTVSWLVLVVSEQINASSGIGYLMTEARTFGQTDVIVVGLVVYGLLGLVSDTLVRLLERKALRWRTTLA; encoded by the coding sequence GTGACTGCCGCCGTGCGGGGCACCGAACCCCTCGCCGCCACCCCCGTACCCGCCGCCGCAGGCCGGCGGCCGCCCCGGCCGCTGGGCCCGCGCGCCCGGCGGGTTCCCTTCGCCCGCGCCGTGGGGCCGCTGCTGCTGCTGGCGGTGTGGCAGACCGCCTCCGCCGTCGGCTGGCTGGCCCCGGAGACCCTGGCTCCGCCCGGCACGGTCGCCGCAACAGGATGGGACCTGGCCCGCAGCGGGCAACTGGAGCACCACCTGTGGGTCTCCCTGCAACGGGCCGGCATCGGCCTCGTCTTCGGGGTGGCGGCGGCGGTGCTGCTGGCCCTGGCCGCCGGACTGACCCGGATCGGCGAGGCCGTGATCGACGGCACCGCCCAACTGCTGCGGGCCCTCCCGATCCTGGCCCTGGTACCGCTGGCCATCCTGTGGTTCGGCATCGGCGAGGAGGTGAAGATCATCCTGGTGGCGCTGGGCGTCTTCTTCCCCGTCTACGTCAACACCCAGGCGGTCCTGGCCGGGCTCGACCTCAAGTGGGTCGAACTGGCGCAGGCCGTCCGGCTGAACCGCCGTCAGTTCCTGCTGCGGATCGCCCTTCCCGGGGCCGCGCCCGGGTTCTTCACCGGACTGCGACTCTCGGTCACGGTCTCCTGGCTCGTGCTGGTGGTCAGCGAGCAGATCAACGCCTCCAGCGGCATCGGCTACCTCATGACCGAGGCCAGGACCTTCGGCCAGACGGACGTGATCGTCGTCGGCCTGGTGGTCTACGGACTGCTCGGCCTGGTCTCCGACACCCTGGTCAGACTCCTGGAACGAAAGGCACTGCGATGGCGGACCACCCTGGCCTGA
- a CDS encoding ABC transporter substrate-binding protein, which produces MPRSPGSAVPALGALLTLTAVTLTGCASSAGAKTSAVDAAAVALPSTVPGGTTLRVADQNLLLQTLLSASGQDSNLPYDISWSAFQGGPAILEAFRAKAVDVGFVADAPVLVARAAGQKVRIVGAVQGSTSSTHLWTSPTSKARTLADLKGAKVAVTEGTTLQVAVLQALKNAGLKSSDVTLAKLSPVDTPPALGANQVDVGALTEPLVSKYDAAYSGKGAHELDDDKNLTSGLQFLIAPDAVTADPARSAAVADLSARFTRAELWLTAHKDVWVQKYYVETQKLPKAIGDAVVADSGTATIPTYAAATAALQKVADLLADYQALPAKVDAAAAFDQRFDAVQQAAAKSAG; this is translated from the coding sequence ATGCCCCGTTCGCCCGGGTCCGCCGTACCCGCTCTCGGCGCGCTGCTCACTCTGACCGCTGTCACCCTCACCGGCTGCGCCTCCAGCGCCGGCGCCAAGACCTCCGCGGTCGATGCGGCGGCAGTCGCGCTGCCCAGCACCGTCCCCGGCGGAACCACGCTCCGGGTGGCCGACCAGAACCTGCTGCTGCAGACCCTGCTGTCGGCCTCGGGTCAGGACAGCAACCTTCCCTACGACATCAGCTGGTCCGCCTTCCAGGGCGGCCCGGCGATCCTGGAGGCCTTCCGGGCCAAGGCCGTCGACGTCGGTTTCGTCGCCGACGCCCCGGTACTGGTGGCCCGGGCCGCCGGCCAGAAGGTGAGGATCGTCGGAGCGGTGCAGGGCAGCACCAGCTCCACCCACCTGTGGACCTCGCCCACCAGCAAGGCCAGGACCCTGGCCGACCTCAAGGGAGCGAAGGTCGCCGTCACCGAGGGCACCACCCTCCAGGTGGCCGTTCTGCAGGCCCTGAAGAACGCGGGCCTCAAGTCCTCGGACGTCACCCTGGCCAAGCTCTCGCCGGTGGACACTCCGCCGGCACTCGGCGCGAACCAGGTGGACGTCGGCGCCCTGACCGAGCCCCTGGTCTCCAAGTACGACGCCGCCTACAGCGGCAAGGGCGCGCACGAGCTCGACGACGACAAGAACCTCACCAGCGGACTGCAGTTCCTGATCGCCCCCGACGCGGTCACCGCGGACCCGGCCAGGAGTGCCGCAGTGGCCGACCTGTCCGCCCGCTTCACCAGGGCCGAGCTGTGGCTGACCGCGCACAAGGACGTCTGGGTGCAGAAGTACTACGTGGAGACCCAGAAGCTCCCCAAGGCCATCGGGGACGCCGTGGTCGCCGACAGCGGCACCGCCACCATTCCCACCTACGCCGCCGCCACGGCCGCGCTGCAGAAGGTCGCCGACCTGCTGGCTGACTACCAGGCGCTGCCCGCCAAGGTCGATGCCGCCGCCGCCTTCGACCAGCGCTTCGACGCCGTGCAGCAGGCCGCCGCGAAGTCGGCGGGCTGA
- a CDS encoding MurR/RpiR family transcriptional regulator, with protein sequence MPVDLLNHIRSLHDSLPRAERGIADLVLQDPGTAAERTISELARACGTSEATVHRFCRSLDLRGYAQLRIGLAAEAERLRADGRAVLDLGTDIGPDEPLDQVVRKIGFANARAAEETAAQLDLTALAAVADAAQAARRIDFFGVGSSALAAEDGARKLLRLGHAAAWWSDVHAALMSAAVLRPGDLVIAVSHSGRSREVVDVLTEARRSGAVTAVITSSPRSPAAEKADLMLTTSARETTFRSGGTAARSAQLTALDCLYVTLAQRSHPRAVDDLERAHDAVRSRTLGRTRS encoded by the coding sequence GTGCCAGTCGATCTGCTCAACCACATCCGCTCCCTCCACGACAGCCTCCCCAGGGCCGAGCGCGGCATCGCCGATCTGGTCCTCCAGGACCCGGGCACCGCCGCCGAGCGCACCATCTCCGAGCTCGCCCGAGCCTGCGGCACCTCGGAGGCGACCGTCCACCGGTTCTGCCGGAGCCTGGACCTGCGCGGCTACGCCCAACTGCGGATCGGCCTGGCCGCCGAGGCCGAACGGTTGCGGGCCGACGGCCGGGCCGTGCTGGACCTCGGAACCGACATCGGCCCCGACGAGCCGCTGGACCAGGTGGTCCGCAAGATCGGCTTCGCCAACGCCCGCGCGGCCGAGGAGACCGCCGCCCAGCTCGACCTGACCGCCCTCGCCGCCGTCGCCGACGCCGCGCAGGCAGCCCGCAGGATCGACTTCTTCGGCGTCGGCTCCAGCGCGCTGGCCGCCGAGGACGGCGCCCGCAAACTGCTCAGGCTCGGCCACGCCGCCGCATGGTGGAGCGATGTGCACGCCGCGCTGATGAGCGCCGCCGTGCTGCGCCCGGGCGACCTGGTGATCGCCGTCAGCCACTCGGGACGGTCCAGGGAGGTGGTGGACGTGCTCACCGAGGCTCGCCGCTCGGGGGCGGTCACGGCCGTGATCACCAGCAGCCCCCGCTCCCCCGCCGCCGAGAAGGCCGACCTGATGCTGACCACCTCCGCCAGGGAGACCACTTTCCGCAGCGGCGGCACCGCCGCCCGCAGCGCCCAACTCACCGCCCTCGACTGCCTGTACGTGACCCTCGCGCAGCGCTCGCACCCGCGCGCCGTGGACGATCTGGAGCGGGCCCACGACGCGGTTCGCAGCCGCACCCTGGGTCGCACCCGAAGCTGA
- a CDS encoding N-acetylmuramic acid 6-phosphate etherase: MPAEAHLDHLPPTELRNGASMGLDRLNTMEILTLINEADATVPAAVAAALPGLGDLVEAGLAALERGGRIHYFGAGAGGRIALGDALELEPTYGVGPETLCPHLAGGPDAAYRAREDAEDHGADTDLAASHLASADLVIGVTASGRTPYVAGALTAARTVGTSTALISCDPSAPLAGLADLHVVLATGPEVVTGSTRMKAGTAQKLALNAFSTTLMVRSGHTWSNLMVSASAGNAKLRERAARTLATACRATPAEALAALDSCDGETPTALVVLAAGATPMTARQALATCGGRPWAAVRALAGPGPAAEYR; the protein is encoded by the coding sequence ATGCCCGCAGAAGCACACCTGGACCACCTGCCGCCCACCGAGCTGCGCAACGGCGCCAGCATGGGCCTGGACCGCCTCAACACCATGGAGATCCTCACCCTGATCAACGAGGCCGACGCCACCGTGCCGGCCGCGGTGGCCGCCGCCCTGCCCGGTCTCGGCGACCTGGTCGAGGCCGGGCTCGCGGCGCTGGAGAGGGGTGGCCGCATCCACTACTTCGGCGCGGGAGCCGGCGGGCGGATCGCCCTGGGGGACGCGCTGGAGCTGGAACCCACCTACGGGGTCGGCCCCGAAACCCTCTGCCCGCACCTGGCCGGAGGGCCCGACGCCGCGTACCGGGCCAGAGAGGACGCCGAGGACCACGGTGCCGACACCGACCTCGCCGCCTCCCACCTGGCCTCGGCGGACCTGGTCATCGGCGTCACCGCCAGCGGCCGCACTCCCTACGTGGCCGGCGCGCTGACCGCCGCCCGCACGGTCGGCACCAGCACCGCCCTGATCAGCTGCGACCCCTCGGCCCCGCTCGCCGGCCTCGCCGACCTGCACGTCGTGCTGGCGACCGGACCGGAGGTGGTCACCGGATCGACCCGAATGAAGGCCGGCACCGCCCAGAAGCTCGCCCTCAACGCCTTCTCCACCACCCTGATGGTCCGCAGCGGCCACACCTGGTCCAACCTGATGGTGTCCGCCTCGGCCGGCAACGCCAAGCTGCGCGAACGGGCGGCCCGCACCCTTGCCACCGCATGCCGGGCGACCCCCGCGGAGGCGCTGGCCGCACTCGACTCCTGCGACGGTGAGACCCCGACCGCGCTGGTGGTCCTGGCCGCCGGGGCCACCCCAATGACGGCGCGTCAGGCACTGGCCACGTGCGGCGGCCGCCCGTGGGCCGCCGTCCGGGCTCTGGCCGGACCGGGGCCCGCCGCGGAGTACCGGTGA
- a CDS encoding BadF/BadG/BcrA/BcrD ATPase family protein, producing the protein MSALTRPGIGLGLDVGGTTTRAVALDEHGQVLGRGTAPGGNPASHGVATALARLADAVRQALDGADPGRVTHCLIGLSGYRALGDPAAVDAFAADARRAFALQPGTPLQLTSDAVIAFAAGTSDPDGTVLIAGTGSIACRVEHGVVTRTSGGLGWLLGDEGGGQWLGREAVRRALAGLRDNASTGPLVGAVLARTGCHDHGSLLRWSYRGTPQHLSTLAPLLGPAAEQGDPEAVAAIDLAAHHLCRIARDVNDDHLHGPVVLAGSVATGPGPLQHRLRQLLSRAGATAVLLADDPALAAAGSAHDAASGRRTGRLR; encoded by the coding sequence GTGAGCGCCCTCACCCGCCCCGGCATCGGCCTCGGCCTCGACGTGGGCGGAACCACCACCAGGGCCGTCGCACTGGACGAGCACGGTCAGGTGCTCGGACGGGGCACGGCCCCCGGCGGCAACCCCGCTTCCCATGGCGTCGCCACCGCACTGGCCCGGCTGGCCGACGCCGTCCGGCAGGCCCTGGACGGAGCGGACCCCGGACGGGTGACGCACTGCCTGATCGGCCTCTCCGGCTACCGCGCCCTCGGCGACCCCGCCGCCGTGGACGCCTTCGCCGCCGACGCCCGAAGGGCCTTCGCCCTGCAGCCCGGGACCCCTCTCCAGCTGACCTCGGACGCGGTCATCGCCTTCGCCGCCGGGACCAGCGACCCCGACGGCACGGTGCTGATCGCCGGCACCGGCTCGATCGCCTGCAGGGTCGAACACGGAGTGGTGACCCGGACGAGCGGCGGCCTCGGCTGGCTGCTCGGCGACGAGGGCGGTGGCCAGTGGCTCGGCCGCGAGGCCGTGCGCCGGGCCCTGGCCGGACTGCGGGACAACGCCTCCACCGGCCCGCTGGTCGGCGCCGTCCTCGCCCGCACCGGCTGCCACGACCACGGCAGCCTGCTCCGCTGGTCCTACCGGGGCACACCACAACACCTGTCCACACTGGCGCCATTGCTCGGTCCGGCGGCCGAACAGGGCGACCCGGAAGCAGTCGCGGCAATCGACCTGGCGGCACATCACCTGTGCCGGATCGCCCGCGACGTGAATGACGACCACCTGCACGGACCCGTCGTCCTCGCCGGCTCCGTGGCGACCGGCCCCGGGCCACTGCAACACCGGCTGCGGCAGCTGCTCAGCCGCGCCGGGGCCACCGCCGTCCTGCTCGCCGACGACCCCGCACTCGCCGCCGCCGGCAGCGCCCATGACGCGGCATCAGGTCGTCGTACCGGCAGGCTCCGGTAA